TTTCATACATGGGACCTTTTCGATTATATGTAGGCAGAAAAGATTACCCTTCCGATcaatctcatttattaaacaCTTAACAAAACACGACACAAACATTATATTTCTTGTGAAACAcactaaccttttttttttcttttttcttacaAGTTTGAAACTTCTGTCCCctcttcttattttctttctctatacTAATTGACTATATATAGCTATAATAATCAATCCCTAATTATCTACCGTGGTTAACAATGATCATCAACTATTGTTTCTCAATAATTATCAAACACGTTTCCTTCTACATAGTTcacattcttttcttctttcaaatGTCTATTATTACAAAAGATTGAATAACGACAATCAGATAGATATACAAAATAATCATGATTATACGTGAGTCTTGCGAAATAGATGCTTTTCTCATGAAAGTAAAgcagaagggaaaaaaaaaaaaagtgaaaagagtCAGATTCAGTGAACAATACTTCATCTAATGTAAAGATATATGATTAATAAAGAAGGTTGAACGGAAGTCTCACGTGAGATAAATAATGACAGTGTTAATTTACAGACAAACATGGCAGATAGACTAAATATAAAGAAGGTCTACCGAATTTATTTTTGCCTTAGAGTTGGCAGTAAAAAGCAATCTCTTCACTAACATTACAAACCGCATGCATTAAACTTATACATGTTGTTTTCTttagttaaatattaaattgaaaaggGCAGGCTGGCTACTATATTTTTGCATTGAATTATCAGATAATTAGAGAGATTATAGAACaaatttaaagaagaaataGATTAATACCTACTtagaaaagaagcaaaagaatGTACAGGATAGCTTGTCTTTGCTCTCCAAAGACGTGATTTTACAACTTTAATATTTGCTCTTTTGTCTCCAATCTCTCACTTTCTTTATCTCTACTACGTGCAATTTTTCCTATATTCTTCttttgccttttattttttgaaactattgctATGATTATggtatatattaacaaaaaatgaaagtgaatgGACAATCCATCGATCCCCTTCAAACTGTCAATACAAGTTTGAAACTATTATACTGATCAAGCAAGTAAAACACTACCTCTAGTTTAATAAAGGGTCTCAcaactcattttttttatacGTGGAGTCTCACTTTTTGTCCCTTAAACTGTTTTTACCTACATTTGAAGCTTAAACATTAACATTCTTTTATTTACATTTGTTATGTGAAAGTTTTCAATGGATCTAACTGGTGTTTGGGTGCCATAATTTATCTCTATGAGCCTCAATGTAACTTTCATCATTTATGTCAAAAGCAAAGTAGGGTAGGAGactatatacaaaaaataaataaataaatgctttTTAATTGTTTGCGATTAGACAATCTTTCATTTTTACCCGTCATTAAAACAAGTAACAGTATTTCTAGAAGAGTTTTAAATGCACGAGGAAAATTAACGTAAACGTAGATTTTTATTTGGAGGGAAGAAATTCAAGATTTCCGGTTGGGGCCagaaatgaagatgatgaaggtTAGATAAGTTTCCCtttttaaagaaagaagaataaaagtGGTTCTTCTGGCTTAAAGGTGGTGCAatataccaaataaataaaagtggGTGGACTGGTTGGTTTAAAATTGTTGGGTTATTAAAAGAGACATAAGTAATGAGGTTACCATATCCAAGCAATTGGGTAAGAAAGATCTGTGCGATGTTAACTCCAAGTATGTTTGATTGAAGAAGACGCATGGTTTGTATACCTCATTAGCCTCGACAACCAAGCTCAAAATGGTTATGTATGCGGTCACTTCGAGCTGGAACTTCAATTAATTACTTATCTTCTTACCTAGCCAAGACAATAACCACACCAGTAGTACTTGAATTACTTAGACTAgattaatatttactttaaaaccTGTTGGATGCCAACCTTAGCTGTTCACCTTTTGTTGGAAATTTCCATGTAAGTGATGATTTCTAAAGAAGGATCGtcaagttaaaaaagaaaactggtGAGTACTAGTAATAGTGTTTGAAGTTAATGTAAAGAAAGAAATAGAGAGAACAAGCCACGTAATAAAAAGAGGCGTGGAGATGTCGGCCACCCTGAAGACAAATCAAACCCAAGGGGGCCTCCTGTTGTTGTGTTGAAGTTGCTTGGTTGTTGGATTCCCCAGATCCATCGCTTCTCGCCCCGCACGTAGtggtatatattcatataaatgatCTAACCTCGAGGGTAATAATTGCTTTGAATTAGCAGTTTCTACCTCCATCttaaacacttttttttattttatctgcTTCAAATGGGAAGAGATAATGGAGCAACAGCTAGCTGATTATTCATGTTCGTCATCTATAGATAGTAGCAACCACCCTCCTTTCCCATCTTCTACTGGTGgtgcatcttcttcttcttcttcttcttcttcaccttctTCATTGGGTGTTTcaagtaatattaataatattagaaGAGATTTGAGCACAGATCTAAGGTTAGGCCTCAGCATCGCACCCTCTACCATCCAGAATATTGACgattcttcaacttcaaatcAAAGGTAATTTGTTCAATTTTCCTATTAATACTCCATCAATCTTCTAATTACACGTTTTCCTTTTATTAACCTACAGAACCAGATGCCATTAAACACATAGTTCTTAATTTCTTTCTCCCTAAGTTAACTAGATCATATCCACATTTACTATTATTGCATCTGACATCCAATGATCATTTAGGGTTGAGGGGTTTAACTGGCGGCCAATCAAACCACTGTTAAGCAGTGAACTTGCTGATAATTATGTGGAGTTGCGGGTGCAGCAGCAGCGCCATGAAAATACATCTTTGTTTATGAAGGTTTACATGGATGGAATACCAATTGGAAGAAAACTGGATTTATATGCACATCATGGTTACAGCGCATTAATATCAACGCTTGCACACATGTTTAAGACCACCATTCTCTGTATGTATTGTATTTTCACTTGAGCAATAAAAAGGTGAAGAAAAACATACaaattgatgatgatgaggagATTGaggtttttaatataatttttacagGCCCTGACAATGATGGTGTTCATTGGAATATTGAGAAACGCCATGTATTGACTTATGAAGACAAAGAAGGAGACTGGATGTTGGTTGGAGATGTTCCTTGGGAGTAAGTAGTATGCATATGAATTAAGCATTTCttagataaataataacatatcgtGTTAAGGCTTTTaataattggatttttttttttccttaccaTTTTGGATGTAGGATGTTCCTTACCAATGTGAAAAGACTAAAGATAAGGAGAGCAGACAGGTGCTAGGTAGCTTAGGTTGTACATGAATTATGTTGATTCCTTGAACACCTTCATCTATTGTTATTGGTGGATATCATGATGATTTGATGGATTCCAATGAATTAAACATATATTGTACAGTAGTCTGCGTACACCAATTAATGAAATATATCTGAAGTACttgtttattcatttaaaattttcattactgAGGACtgtgatatatatgtattcGGTATATATACCTCCATtcttttaatatgtaaaaatattcATCAGAGCATATGGTGTAGACATATCAATGGGCAGGCTGGCTCTGCCTTGGGCCATTAGACTCATGGCTAGTATAGTAACGGGTCTTTAAGTTAGACCGGTTCATGGATTTTTAAAAACCCGAtcgtatatatataaaatcagatTTTAATCAGATGgcttatttaaataattttttaaatttaattaaaatttttaaatataaattattttttaattattaaaaccaaaacagtatctagaatattttatttataatcattcaTTGGTGACGGAAGAATAACGTAGTTACATGAGTAAAAATATTAgaagtttataacatagtacaaataaattaatttacatactgtataattacaaatataaacaaatctaCTCGTCCTTAAcattcaaatttctgaattaatttgacattgaatccatttgtaatattttgtaatgataaaatacaaataaaaaggaaattataaacacaaagaattattatttatgaatttagacagttttcgaaagagagttgatgagagaaaatgagattgagaatataatgaaagaatttagattaaaaaattgagagatttgtaaataaaattggaaatgtaaataattgaaattccctctctattattattttaacagtTAATCTTTTAATCCTATTTAAAGCTTGTTGGAGATGAAGTTGCAATATTTGAATGACATTCTCCTTGGAGCGCATAAAATTGTCCACCTCTTCCACGTGAGAATCATTAGGAAAATACGACAAATAAATAAGAGGTGGGTATCCATAGAGAGTTTCGAAAGGAGAGATTTTGATTCTTGAATGATAAGATATGT
Above is a genomic segment from Mangifera indica cultivar Alphonso chromosome 3, CATAS_Mindica_2.1, whole genome shotgun sequence containing:
- the LOC123211120 gene encoding auxin-responsive protein IAA31-like, with product MEQQLADYSCSSSIDSSNHPPFPSSTGGASSSSSSSSSPSSLGVSSNINNIRRDLSTDLRLGLSIAPSTIQNIDDSSTSNQRVEGFNWRPIKPLLSSELADNYVELRVQQQRHENTSLFMKVYMDGIPIGRKLDLYAHHGYSALISTLAHMFKTTILCPDNDGVHWNIEKRHVLTYEDKEGDWMLVGDVPWEMFLTNVKRLKIRRADRC